The Nostoc sp. NIES-3756 DNA window TAGGACTGGTACTCACTCATGAGCCAACCTCGGAGTTCTTCGCCACGCAAGTGCAGCAATCTAGTGTGGCAAACACGCAAGCGACTTACAGCGATTGGTAAGTTTTCACAACAGTTTATTGTCGTTGATTTACAACCACCATGTCACACTTTAGCCAAATCAAGACTCAGATCCGTAACCTTGAATCTTTACAAGATGCGCTCACCGAATTGGGCATAGACTGGAAACCAGGGCCAAGAGAAGTACGCGGCTATCGCGGTCAAACCCATCCTGCGGAAATCACCATAGAGCAGGAAAATGGCTATGACATCGGCTTTAGATGGAATGGCAAAGAATACGAATTAGTAGCTGACTTACAATATTGGCAACAAAATTTATCCGTTGATGGTTTCCTACGTCAAGTAACTCAGCGTTACGCTTACCAAACAGTTGTGAAAGAAACCTCTCGTGTAGGCTTTCAAATAGCCGAACAGCAAAAAAATGAAGATGGTTCCATCCGCTTAGTTGTACAACGCTGGAGTGCGTAATGGCCGATTTTCTGCCGTCGCCGGAAGACCAAGAAGATAACCGTTCCGGTTTTGAACCAGAACTAGGGGGCTTTTTACGGGATGCTCCAGAACGTTCTGGTTTTGAACCAGAATTAGGTGGGATGCTGCGACAAAAGGGTGTTTACGTTGATGAAATCACCTGTATTGGTTGCAAACATTGCGCCCACGTTGCGCGTAACACCTTCTATATTGAGCCTGATTATGGGCGATCGCGTGTAATTCGTCAAGATGGGGACGCGGAAGAAGTTATTCAAGAAGCAATTGACACCTGTCCGGTTGATTGTATTCATTGGGTTGATTACACCGAACTGAAAAACTTAGAAGAAGAACGCAAATTCCAGGTAATTCCTGTTGTTGGCTACCCAATAGACCAGGCAGTTGTAACTACCGAAAAGCGGCGGAGAAAACAAAAATCAAAAAATAAAAAATCCCGTTATTAAGATAATAAAATCTGTTTATAAAGTAGAAGGGCTGGTATATTCAGCCCTTTTATTTTTGCTATTGCCTATTTAGAAACAATCCAATTAAGAAGTCATAATTAATATTTTATTTAAGATTTAAAGGGTCATGTTGTGAAAGCAACTTTTCTACTTTCGCCTCATCAATGCGAGCTGCTATCCTTCTGGCTTCATGTGAATCTCTAGTAGTTTTAGCTAGTGTAAAAGTTGAACCCACCGAAAAAGCTAAACCCATACCCATAAAACCTTTTACCCAATTATCGACGGGTAAATTTACAATTCCGAAACTAGTCATAGAAACAGACAGCACAAAAGCTGCCCATGTTTGAATAACCCAAGCTGCGCTATCTTTTTGCGGCCCAATCGTTTGCATATTGTCCACCTGAATTAACGTGACTTAGCTGTGATTGTATTAACAAATAAAATCACTAGTATGAAACACAGAACCACTTTAGTGACTGGACTCAAACAACTAATTCACAAATCATTAAATTAACGTGAGTTCGACGGCTGGAAAAACCCCTCTCCAAACCTCTCCCCTAAGAGGAGAGAGGCTTTAAAAGCTTAATTTTTCGTTGATATCTCATACTATATACTCCCCTCTCCGCATCGGAGAGGGGTTGGGGGAGAGGTCAAAAAAGACTGGTCGAACTCACATTAAATTAAGTAAGAACTGGCACAAA harbors:
- a CDS encoding YiaA/YiaB family inner membrane protein, which produces MQTIGPQKDSAAWVIQTWAAFVLSVSMTSFGIVNLPVDNWVKGFMGMGLAFSVGSTFTLAKTTRDSHEARRIAARIDEAKVEKLLSQHDPLNLK
- a CDS encoding ferredoxin translates to MADFLPSPEDQEDNRSGFEPELGGFLRDAPERSGFEPELGGMLRQKGVYVDEITCIGCKHCAHVARNTFYIEPDYGRSRVIRQDGDAEEVIQEAIDTCPVDCIHWVDYTELKNLEEERKFQVIPVVGYPIDQAVVTTEKRRRKQKSKNKKSRY
- a CDS encoding DUF1257 domain-containing protein; protein product: MSHFSQIKTQIRNLESLQDALTELGIDWKPGPREVRGYRGQTHPAEITIEQENGYDIGFRWNGKEYELVADLQYWQQNLSVDGFLRQVTQRYAYQTVVKETSRVGFQIAEQQKNEDGSIRLVVQRWSA